One Primulina huaijiensis isolate GDHJ02 chromosome 8, ASM1229523v2, whole genome shotgun sequence genomic region harbors:
- the LOC140983202 gene encoding flavonoid 3'-monooxygenase, whose product MSATLILIASTSVVGCLIYFILHNWRRAAAHSRPLPPGPRPWPVVGNLPHLGPKPHQSMAELSRVHGPLMHLKMGFVHVVVAASASVAEQFLKIHDANFSSRPPNSGAKYVAYNYQDLVFAPYGPRWRLLRKICSVHLFSAKALDDFVHVRQEEVRVLTRALARSCETPAYLGQMVNVCATNAISRVMLGRRVVGHEQGGGDAKAEEFKAMVVELMTLAGVFNIGDFIPQLESLDLQGVAKKMKRLHSRFDAFLSAIVEEHKIDGCRTNEGYVDLLTTLMSLKDVDDSKGHRLTDTEIKALLLNLFAAGTDTTSSTVEWAIAEMLRHPKNLAQAQQELDSVVGKDRLVCEGDLAHLTFLQATVKETLRLHPSTPLSLPRIAQESCEINGYLIPKDSTLLVNVWAIGRDPDVWASPLEFRPDRFLPGGERPNADVRGNDFELIPFGAGRRICAGMSLGVRMVQLLTATLIHAFDFHLVNGQLAQNINMDEAYGLTLQRAEPLVVYPKPRMAPHVYEA is encoded by the exons ATGAGTGCAACCTTGATCTTGATCGCATCCACTTCCGTTGTGGGTTGCCTTATATATTTCATCCTGCATAACTGGAGGCGTGCGGCGGCGCATTCCCGGCCACTGCCTCCTGGTCCAAGGCCATGGCCAGTTGTTGGAAACCTACCGCATCTAGGGCCGAAGCCCCACCAGTCGATGGCGGAGCTATCTCGGGTGCACGGGCCCTTGATGCATCTGAAGATGGGATTCGTGCATGTGGTAGTGGCGGCCTCCGCAAGCGTGGCGGAGCAGTTTCTTAAGATACATGACGCAAACTTTTCGAGCCGGCCACCCAATTCAGGAGCCAAATATGTTGCATATAATTATCAAGATTTGGTTTTTGCACCGTACGGGCCACGGTGGCGCTTGCTAAGGAAAATATGCTCCGTCCATCTCTTCTCCGCCAAGGCTTTGGATGATTTCGTGCACGTTAGACAG GAAGAAGTGAGAGTGCTCACTCGAGCTCTAGCGCGTTCGTGTGAAACGCCCGCGTACCTTGGTCAAATGGTCAACGTGTGCGCTACCAACGCAATATCAAGAGTGATGCTAGGGCGGCGCGTGGTCGGGCACGAGCAGGGCGGCGGAGATGCCAAAGCGGAGGAGTTCAAGGCGATGGTGGTGGAGTTGATGACTCTGGCAGGTGTCTTCAACATCGGCGATTTCATCCCACAGCTTGAGAGTTTGGACCTTCAAGGGGTGGCCAAGAAGATGAAGAGGCTCCACTCACGTTTTGATGCTTTCTTGAGTGCCATCGTTGAAGAACACAAGATCGACGGTTGTCGTACAAATGAGGGATACGTGGACTTATTGACCACGTTGATGTCTTTGAAGGATGTTGATGATAGCAAAGGGCACAGGTTGACGGATACAGAAATCAAAGCTTTGCTTTTG AATTTATTTGCCGCGGGGACAGACACGACATCTAGTACGGTAGAATGGGCCATAGCGGAGATGCTTCGCCATCCAAAAAATTTGGCCCAAGCGCAGCAAGAACTCGACTCGGTTGTCGGTAAGGATAGACTCGTGTGCGAGGGTGACCTAGCTCATTTGACTTTTCTCCAGGCCACGGTGAAAGAAACCTTGCGCCTTCATCCTTCTACGCCTCTATCTTTGCCAAGAATTGCACAGGAGAGTTGCGAGATCAACGGTTACTTGATTCCAAAAGATTCCACACTTCTTGTTAATGTCTGGGCTATCGGCCGTGATCCAGATGTATGGGCCAGTCCACTAGAGTTTCGTCCCGATCGGTTCTTACCTGGTGGGGAGAGGCCCAATGCTGATGTTAGAGGGAATGATTTTGAGTTGATACCATTTGGGGCGGGTCGTAGAATATGTGCGGGAATGAGCTTAGGAGTACGCATGGTTCAGTTGCTGACCGCCACGTTGATCCATGCGTTTGATTTCCATTTGGTTAATGGACAGCTGGCCcaaaatattaatatggacGAAGCTTATGGGCTGACATTACAACGGGCTGAGCCTTTAGTGGTGTACCCGAAGCCCAGGATGGCACCTCATGTTTATGAAGCCTAA
- the LOC140983307 gene encoding uncharacterized protein encodes MGRRNSQKKSAAMLDGDDADSVSSSSTVQTDNMLMSRVEEVQVDTETFLDQCLDALYEKRGSTREKALSSIIEAFNNSLELEFVEKKFATLLHQCLNSIKKGSAKEIALASHMIGLLALTTGPGGKAQEILEESMSPILEALKTRPEVVKLSSLLECLAVITFVGGEEPEETEKSMQIMWQVAHPKLGPNVAAAKPSLAMITMVVSAWSFLLTTMNGRTLNPKSWQESITYLSSLLDKDDRSLRIAVGEALALIFEIGSLEKFCSDAKISDDNSVDNVNDSRKLMSIHGLRNKILNQVRSLSSEAGGKGSAKKDLNSQRNTFRDILDFLEDGYTPEMSMKIGGDSLNTCTWAELIQLNFLKHFLGGGFVKHMQENHFLQDVLGFTPKKKLLSGVENRMSNGEKRMYKSPNSALNKARTQLLNKQRMLSQDKNSGHYAVAFADD; translated from the exons ATGGGTAGAA GAAATTCTCAGAAAAAGAGTGCTGCAATGCTGGATGGTGATGATGCCGACAGTGTAAGTTCATCGTCAACTGTGCAAACAGATAACATGTTGATGTCTAGAGTTGAGGAAGTACAGGTGGATACAGAGACTTTTCTTGATCAATGCTTGGACGCTTTGTATGAGAAGAG aGGGTCGACTAGGGAAAAGGCTTTGTCATCAATAATTGAAGCCTTTAATAACAGCTTGGAGCTTGAGTTTGTTGAAAAGAA GTTTGCTACATTACTTCACCAATGCTTGAATTCAATCAAGAAGGGTTCAGCTAAGGAGATTGCTTTGGCGTCTCATATGATAG GACTTTTAGCACTGACCACAGGCCCCGGGGGCAAAGCACAAGAAATATTGGAAGAATCAATGTCTCCTATATTAGAGGCTCTTAAAACTCGGCCTGAAGTAGTTAAATTATCCTCG TTGCTTGAATGTTTGGCTGTTATTACATTTGTTGGTGGCGAAGAACCAGAGGAAACTGAGAAATCTATGCAAATAATGTGGCAAGTGGCTCATCCGAAATTGGGTCCCAAT GTTGCTGCTGCCAAACCTTCTCTGGCTATGATAACGATGGTCGTCTCTGCCTGGTCATTTCTTCTTACCACCATGAATGGACGAACTCTGAACCCAAAAAGTTGGCAAGA GTCAATCACCTATCTTTCTAGTCTGCTGGATAAGGATGACAGATCACTACGAATTGCTGTCGGTGAAGCGCTTGCTTTAATTTTTGAGATAGGGAGCCTGGAGAAATTCTGCAGCGATGCTAAAATCTCCGACGACAACTCTGTTGATAATGTGAATGATTCTCGAAAATTAATGTCAATACATGGGTTAAGAAATAAAATTCTTAATCAAGTGAGAAGCCTCTCTTCTGAGGCAGGTGGTAAAGGTTCTGCCAAGAAAGATCTCAATAGTCAGAGGAACACATTTCGAGATATTCTGGATTTTCTTGAG GATGGTTATACGCCTGAAATGTCAATGAAGATTGGTGGAGATTCCTTAAATACATGCACATGGGCTGAATTGATACAG CTAAACTTCTTGAAGCATTTTCTTGGTGGAGGATTTGTGAAGCACATGCAG GAAAATCATTTTCTACAAGATGTCCTTGGTTTCACGCCTAAGAAAAAGCTACTTTCAGGAGTTGAGAATCGTATGTCAAATGGTGAAAAG AGGATGTACAAGTCTCCTAACTCTGCCCTTAACAAGGCAAGAACGCAATTACTGAACAAACAGAGGATGTTATCTCAG GATAAGAACTCCGGCCACTATGCAGTTGCCTTTGCTGATGATTAA
- the LOC140982002 gene encoding calcium-transporting ATPase 1: MGSFMKDFSEVKAKNSSEEALQRWRKACWLVKNRKRRFRFTANLSKRFEVREIQKSNQEKLRVAVLVSQAALSFIQGISYTAPEAVKEAGFEICADELGSIVEGHNLRKLKVHSGVDGIAGKLSTCLTNGISIADESLDHRREVYGINKFAESPAKGFWLFVWEALQDTTLMILAFCALVSLVVGIATEGWPRGAHDGLGIVASILLVVFVTATSDYKQSLQFKDLDKEKKKITVQVTRNGYRQKISIFDLLSGDIVHLSIGDQVPADGLFVSGYSLLINESSLTGESEPINVTSANPFLLSGTKVQDGSCKMLVTTVGMRTQWGKLMATLSEGGDDETPLQVKLNGVATIIGKIGLFFAVITFAVLVQGLFTRKMNQGSYWSWSGDEALEMLEYFAIAVTIVVVAVPEGLPLAVTLSLAFAMKKMMNDRALVRHLAACETMGSATTICSDKTGTLTTNHMTVVKACICGKRKEVSGSMKSSDFCSNIPDSVVKMLQKSIFNNTGGDIVINKDEKIEILGTPTETALLEFGLFLGGDFLAERRVSKIIKVEPFNSTKKRMGVALELPGEGFQAHCKGASEIILDACDRFLNSNGEVVPLDESTITHMKDTIDEFACEALRTLCLAYRDIGSDFSAENPIPFEGYTLIGIVGIKDPVRPGVKESVAICKSAGIMVRMVTGDNINTAKAIARECGILTDDGIAIEGPEFRMKNEEELQELIPKLQVMARSSPMDKHTLVKHLRSTFEEVVAVTGDGTNDAPALHEADIGLAMGIAGTEVAKESADVIILDDNFSTIVTVAKWGRSVYVNIQKFVQFQLTVNVVALIVNFSSACLTGSAPLTAVQLLWVNMIMDTLGALALATEPPNNDLMRRQPVGRKGNFISNVMWRNILGQSIYQFVVIWYLQTSGKSVFYLNGENSDTILNTLIFNSFVFCQVFNEISSREMEKINVFKGILDNYVFVGVLSCTVLFQIIIVEFLGTFANTYPLTLRQWSASILFGFLGMPIAAAVKMIPVGSTINSSNS; this comes from the exons ATGGGGAGTTTTATGAAGGATTTTTCGGAAGTGAAGGCGAAGAATTCATCGGAGGAAGCGTTGCAGAGATGGAGGAAAGCGTGTTGGCTGGTGAAGAACCGTAAAAGGAGGTTTAGATTCACTGCTAATCTGTCGAAACGTTTCGAAGTTCGTGAGATCCAGAAGTCTAACCAG GAAAAACTTAGAGTAGCAGTATTAGTTTCCCAAGCTGCTCTGAGCTTTATTCAAG GTATAAGTTATACAGCGCCAGAGGCAGTCAAGGAGgcaggttttgaaatttgtGCTGATGAATTAGGATCAATTGTTGAAGGCCATAATTTGAGGAAGTTGAAAGTTCATTCTGGCGTGGACGGTATTGCTGGCAAGCTTTCGACTTGTCTCACCAATGGGATTAGTATTGCAGATGAGTCACTTGACCACAGAAGAGAAGTTTATGGAATTAATAAGTTCGCCGAGAGCCCGGCAAAGGGCTTTTGGCTTTTTGTATGGGAAGCCCTTCAAGATACTACCCTCATGATACTTGCTTTTTGTGCGCTTGTATCATTAGTTGTTGGCATTGCAACTGAAGGATGGCCCAGGGGCGCTCATGACGGACTTGGGATTGTTGCTAGTATCCTTCTTGTAGTTTTTGTCACTGCTACAAGTGACTATAAGCAATCATTGCAATTCAAGGATTTGgacaaggaaaagaaaaaaattacagTTCAGGTTACTAGAAACGGTTACAGACAAAAAATTTCGATATTTGATTTGCTCTCGGGTGACATTGTTCATCTTTCTATTGGGGATCAGGTCCCAGCTGATGGACTCTTTGTTTCAGGTTATTCTTTGTTAATAAATGAATCTAGTTTGACTGGAGAGAGTGAACCCATAAATGTGACATCCGCAAATCCTTTCCTCTTATCTGGAACTAAAGTGCAAGATGGATCCTGCAAAATGCTAGTTACTACTGTTGGGATGAGAACTCAGTGGGGTAAATTGATGGCTACTCTTAGTGAAGGCGGTGATGATGAAACCCCTTTGCAGGTCAAACTGAATGGAGTCGCAACCATTATTGGAAAAATAGGTCTCTTTTTTGCTGTTATTACCTTCGCCGTTCTGGTGCAAGGGCTTTTTACCCGCAAAATGAATCAAGGTTCCTACTGGAGCTGGTCTGGAGATGAAGCCTTGGAAATGCTGGAATACTTTGCTATTGCTGTTACGATTGTTGTGGTTGCCGTTCCTGAAGGGTTGCCTTTAGCTGTTACTTTGAGCCTTGCTTTTGCaatgaagaagatgatgaatgACAGGGCACTTGTCCGCCATTTGGCAGCTTGTGAAACTATGGGATCAGCCACAACTATTTGTAGTGACAAGACTGGGACGCTAACCACTAACCACATGACGGTTGTGAAAGCATGCATTTGCGGAAAGAGAAAAGAAGTTAGTGGCTCTATGAAAAGTTCAGATTTCTGCTCCAATATTCCTGATTCTGTGGTGAAAATGCTTCAAAAATCTATATTCAACAACACTGGAGGAGATATTGTCATCAATAAAGATGAGAAAATTGAAATACTTGGCACGCCAACTGAGACTGCGCTGCTTGAATTTGGCCTCTTTCTTGGAGGAGATTTCCTAGCAGAGCGACGAGTGTCAAAGATTATCAAAGTCGAGCCATTCAATTCTACGAAGAAGCGCATGGGTGTAGCATTGGAGTTACCTGGAGAAGGTTTCCAAGCACACTGCAAAGGAGCATCTGAGATTATTTTAGATGCCTGTGATAGGTTTCTGAACTCAAATGGTGAGGTTGTTCCTCTGGATGAGTCAACCATCACTCATATGAAGGATACAATTGATGAATTTGCATGTGAAGCTCTTCGAACCCTGTGCCTCGCATATAGGGATATTGGAAGTGACTTTTCTGCTGAAAACCCTATCCCATTTGAGGGTTATACTTTAATAGGAATTGTTGGGATAAAAGATCCAGTTCGCCCTGGAGTCAAGGAGTCTGTTGCTATTTGTAAGTCAGCTGGCATTATGGTGCGAATGGTCACAGGAGACAACATAAACACGGCTAAGGCAATAGCTAGAGAATGTGGCATACTAACTGATGATGGTATCGCAATTGAAGGACCAGAATTTCGGATGAAGAACGAGGAAGAGTTGCAAGAGCTTATTCCAAAACTTCAG GTGATGGCTCGTTCTTCACCAATGGATAAACATACCCTCGTGAAACATCTGCGATCCACATTTGAGGAGGTTGTTGCAGTAACTGGAGATGGAACAAACGATGCTCCCGCGCTTCATGAGGCTGATATTGGTCTAGCAATGGGGATTGCTGGGACTGAG GTGGCGAAAGAAAGTGCTGATGTTATAATTCTAGATgacaatttctccaccattgtTACAGTGGCGAAATGGGGTCGTTCGGTTTACGTTAACATTCAAAAATTTGTTCAATTCCAGCTAACTGTCAATGTGGTTGCTCTTATTGTCAATTTCTCATCAGCCTGCTTGACAG GCAGTGCCCCCCTCACCGCTGTTCAGCTTCTTTGGGTCAACATGATCATGGATACACTTGGAGCACTTGCACTAGCCACTGAACCGCCAAATAATGACTTAATGAGGAGACAACCCGTTGGCCGGAAAGGGAACTTCATCAGCAATGTCATGTGGAGGAACATTCTTGGACAATCTATCTATCAATTCGTTGTTATATGGTATCTTCAAACTTCAGGAAAATCTGTTTTCTATCTTAATGGAGAGAACTCGGATACCATTCTCAACACTCTCATTTTCAACTCATTTGTATTTTGTCAG GTTTTCAACGAGATAAGCTCTAGAGAAATGGAGAAAATAAATGTCTTCAAAGGCATACTTGACAACTATGTTTTTGTGGGCGTTTTAAGCTGCACGGTTCTCTTCCAGATTATCATTGTCGAATTCCTAGGCACTTTTGCCAACACCTATCCTCTTACTTTGCGGCAATGGTCCGCTAGCATATTGTTTGGGTTTCTCGGCATGCCTATTGCTGCTGCTGTGAAGATGATCCCCGTAGGATCAACAATAAACTCCTCCAATTCTTGA